One part of the Nymphaea colorata isolate Beijing-Zhang1983 chromosome 8, ASM883128v2, whole genome shotgun sequence genome encodes these proteins:
- the LOC116259646 gene encoding probable trehalose-phosphate phosphatase 6: MTKQSLVVQDTSSFAKSGLSIATLSAAVSNSPLAGAINFHSKSATRSPRKPVLSLKKLETGARVNPWLESMKASSPTHVMSVSSFSAQEGKQPGSTATTNLIIRLPSALKNFDDMMKASKGKQIVMFLDYDGTLSPIVDDPDRAFMSDAMRAAVRDVARYFPTAIVSGRCRDKVYSFVRLAELYYAGSHGMDIKGPAKRPRGFRANSATAPPRADRSVLCQPAIEFLPMIDEVYKALVEKTKCIPGSKVENNKFCVSVHFRCVEEKRWPALFEEVRAVLNGYPKLRLSQGRKVLEIRPIIKWDKGKALEFLLESLGFANCSDVLPVYIGDDRTDEDAFKVLRERGQGFGILVSKIPKDTNASYSLQEPAEVMDFLHRLVEWKRLSKVHGATM; the protein is encoded by the exons ATGACGAAGCAGAGTCTCGTTGTTCAAGACACATCATCCTTCGCCAAGTCCGGCCTCAGCATCGCCACCCTCTCGGCTGCGGTGTCCAATTCTCCGTTGGCTGGTGCCATCAATTTCCATTCTAAGTCCGCCACACGGAGCCCCAGGAAGCCCgttctctctctcaagaaacTGGAAACCGGGGCGCGGGTAAACCCTTGGCTGGAGTCCATGAAGGCGTCGTCCCCCACCCACGTCATGTCCGTTTCCTCCTTCTCTGCTCAGGAGGGCAAGCAGCCTGGTTCGACCGCCACCACCAACCTGATC ATCCGCCTTCCATCGGCGCTGAAGAATTTCGACGACATGATGAAGGCGTCAAAGGGGAAGCAGATCGTCATGTTTCTCGACTACGACGGCACCTTGTCGCCGATTGTCGACGACCCAGATCGCGCTTTCATGTCCGACGCG ATGCGGGCTGCCGTGAGGGACGTGGCGCGGTATTTCCCCACTGCGATAGTGAGCGGGAGGTGCCGGGATAAG GTTTATAGTTTCGTACGATTAGCAGAGCTGTACTACGCTGGTAGCCATGGGATGGACATTAAGGGCCCAGCGAAGCGACCGAGAGGCTTTAGAGCCAACTCTGCTACTGCCCCACCAAGG GCCGATCGATCTGTTCTTTGCCAACCTGCCATCGAATTTCTTCCCATGATTGACGAG GTTTACAAGGCGTTGGTGGAGAAGACTAAATGTATTCCGGGATCCAAAGTCGAAAACAATAAGTTCTGCGTGTCCGTTCACTTTAGATGTGTGGAGGAAAAG AGATGGCCTGCATTGTTTGAAGAGGTTAGAGCTGTCTTAAACGGGTACCCTAAGCTGAGGCTCAGTCAAGGGAGGAAG GTATTGGAGATCCGACCCATCATAAAGTGGGACAAAGGCAAGGCGCTCGAATTTTTGCTGGAGTCGCTAG GATTTGCCAATTGCAGCGACGTGCTGCCTGTGTATATAGGGGACGACCGCACTGATGAAGACGCTTTCAAG GTTCTTCGCGAGAGGGGCCAAGGCTTTGGGATTCTTGTCTCGAAGATACCCAAGGACACGAATGCGAGTTACTCCCTCCAAGAGCCGGCGGAG GTGATGGACTTCTTGCACCGGCTGGTGGAATGGAAGCGTCTCTCGAAGGTTCATGGCGCGACCATGTAA